A portion of the Stigmatella aurantiaca DW4/3-1 genome contains these proteins:
- a CDS encoding DoxX family protein has translation MIVATLTEQPSLLKSAALLPPRLSLGSTLVFHGLSKLKKEGVEKTAPMFEQLGFKPGKPWVIALGITEVVSGVSALLGVATRLTALAVLTTQAIAIGKVHGPKGFDNLKGGYEFNLALVGTALTLLLRGPGTFSVHSALETHAKRRELRRFKFLSRQRSRSRLLDLLG, from the coding sequence ATGATCGTCGCGACCCTGACCGAACAACCCAGCCTTCTGAAGTCCGCGGCCCTGTTACCCCCCCGGCTGTCGCTGGGCTCCACCCTGGTGTTTCACGGGTTGAGCAAGCTGAAGAAGGAAGGCGTGGAGAAGACGGCCCCCATGTTCGAACAGTTGGGGTTCAAGCCCGGCAAGCCCTGGGTCATCGCGTTGGGCATCACCGAGGTGGTGTCTGGGGTGAGCGCCCTCCTGGGCGTGGCCACCCGCCTCACCGCGCTCGCGGTGCTCACCACGCAGGCCATCGCCATTGGCAAGGTGCATGGGCCCAAGGGCTTCGACAACCTCAAGGGCGGCTACGAGTTCAACCTCGCCCTGGTGGGGACCGCGCTCACCCTGCTCCTGCGGGGACCGGGCACCTTCTCGGTGCACAGTGCCCTGGAGACCCACGCGAAGCGCCGCGAGCTCCGCCGCTTCAAGTTCCTGTCCCGCCAGCGCAGCCGCTCGCGCCTGCTGGATCTGCTGGGCTGA